Genomic DNA from Corynebacterium kroppenstedtii:
TATGGCGTTGAGGTGTCCTCGGTGCTGCAGCGCGTGCTGTTGACTTATTGCGGCGATGGCGAGCACGAGCCGGGTGCGCAGGAATGGGTCACTCCCGACGCCCTCGACCTGGCCTACCGCTACTCGAACATCAAGTTCACCCGGCGGGCCGTGGTGACGGCCGTGGAGTTCCAATTGACGCCCGGGGGAGTGTCGGCCCCGCTTCGCTATGGCGAGTTGGCCCGGCGCTTGGGGGTGACCCCGGAAGAATCAGCCCAGGAGGGTGGCGCTCGACGACCAGCCGCGGCGGTGCGTGAGGCGGTCCTCCAGCTGCGGCACGGTAAGGGAATGGTTCTCGACGCGAACGATCATGACACCTGGTCAGCGGGTTCGTTCTTCACTAATCCCATTATCGACGCCGACGCCCTCCCTCTTATCCGTGAGGCTGTCCGCCAGCGGTGTGGTGATGACGTCGCGGAGTCGATGCCAGCGTTCCCCGTCGGCAATCGTGTGAAGTTATCGGCAGCGTGGTTGATCGATAAGTCGGGGCTGACGAAGGGATGGAAGGTTCATGCTCACGCACCGGCGTCATTGTCAACGAAACATACGCTGGCCTTGACCAACCGCGGCGGGGCCAACAGCGCGGATATCGTCGAGTTGGCCCACGCCGTGCAAAACCATGTTCGGGAGGTCTTCGGGGTGACGTTGGAACCCGAACCAGTGTGGGTGGGGTTTTAGGCCGGCTGTGGAGCCATTGGCGCTAGTTTTTCTTTGTGCGCTCGATAATGTCGTCGCGGACATCACGTCGGCGGACCTTTCCCATGTGGTCGCGGGGTAAATCGTCGAAGTGATAGAACGTGCGGGGAACCTTGTATCGGGCTAGGGATTCCCTACAGAAGTCCTTTAATCCATCAGGGTCGAGGGCTGCTCCGGGTTCCAAGCTAATACCGGCGACGACTGTTTCAGAACCATCTTCACGGGGGAGACCGACAACTGTTGCGGCTTCAATATCGGGGTGCCGGGTGAGGACGTCTTCTACCTCTTGCGGGTACACATTGAATCCGCCAGTGATAATGATTTCTTTGGTCCGTGCGACTAAGCGAATGAAGCCATCGGGCTCCATGATCCCGACGTCGCCGGTGATGTACCAGCCGTTATGGAAGCTTTTTGCGTTGGCTTCGGGGGCATTGATGTATCCAGAGAAGACCTGAGGGCCTTTGACCAAGAGTTCTCCTGGTTCCCCATCGGGCATGGTGCGATCTAGATTATCTTTGTCCGCAATGCGAATAATGGTGTCGGGGAACGGGATGCCGACGTATCCGGGACGTCGGTTATCGGTCATGGGGTTCCCGGCAATGATGGGGGAGGTTTCCGTCAGCCCATAGCCTTCGATGAGATGTCCTTTGGTCAGTGCTTCCCACTTTTCGACGGTAGAGGCGGGCAGGGATGATGCGCCGGAGAATGAGTTACGGACGCCATGGATATCAATGCCCTTCTTTGTCGCCTCAGCGGCAATACGCTCATACAACGTAGGGACTCCGGGCAGCCATGTAGGAGTCTCTTTCTTCATAATCGACATGATGAGCTTCATATCCGGTGAGGGCAGCAGAATGAGTTCTGCACCGCCGATGAAGGGCCCAAATAGCATGGTCATCACGATGCCGTAGGCGTGGAACATAGGCAGCGCAGTAAGGAAAGTCTCTTTGCCTGGGCGTAAGTCAGGAACCCACGCTTTGCCCTGAACAACATTGGCCACAAGGTTTCGATGGCGCAATTCTGCGCCTTTGGGCGCTCCCGTCGTGCCGGAGGTGTACAGGATAAGTGTCGGGTCATCGGGATCGGCGTCATAAGGTTCGATGGTGGATCCATCCCCACCGAGGCCGTCGGAAATGAGAGTTTCCCAAGGAATTGTCCCATCGACTGAGGTGGTGAGCTGGCCCCTCATCTTGGAAAGGGGAGGAAGAGGGATCCGGAGAGCTAGCCGATAGTGCAGAGGCATAGCTTTTGTCATATCCACCGAAACAATGGTGTCTAAAGCAGTATTGGGGTCGGCACGAAGCTTTTCGACCATCGCGACCGATTTGTCCCACGCGATCGCGATACGCGCTCCATGATCTGCAAAGGGGCCTTTGAGCTCAGGAGCGGTATAGAGAGGGTTATGTTCGACGGGTACCGCGCCTAGCATGACGCAGGCGAAAAAAGCATGAATGTGCTGAGGACAATTAGGCATGAGGAGTGCGACGCGATCGCCTTGGCGCACTCCAAGGGCATAGAGTCCGGCTGCGGCCCGACGTACCTCGCGATCGACATCCTTCCAAGATTGTTTAGCTCCAAAGAAGGAAAGGCCTGGTCGATTGCCAAATTTGGCCAGGTTGTCGCGGTAAATGGTGGACAGCGTTATGCCCTCATAATCCAGCTCATGGTCAGTCCATTCGGGGTAATACTGTAACCATGCTTTATCGTCGGTTGCTCCCATGTTTGCACTTTCTGTCGTAGCGATAGGTGGAAGGGACACTCTCGAAGGGGTGTGCCGTGGGCGTGATTGATGTGAAGCGATAGTACGCCTCAATTCCGAGTGGAGCTTAGGCCTCTTATCGTTAAGACCTCTTGGGATAGACCTAGGCAGCGACGGGGGACTGAGGCGTTTTTCACCCTAACGCTAACGACTCTCCATATGAAATTTTTGTAGGCAAAAAATAAAAATAGTGGTAATTCGGCAACTACATATTTGCTACATTGTCGGACGCCGAATCGCTCCGCCCTATGGCCAACCCCGAAACTCCCCCGGGATGTCAGAGTGCAACGCTTGCAAGGATCGCCCGATTCATCCACCCTTGGTGGCATGACAACTTCTCCTCGCGGCCGGATCGCCGTGATCTCGATGCACACCTCTCCCATTGAGCAACCGGGGGTCGGTGATGCCGGAGGAATGAACGTCTACATCCGATCCACCTCATTAGAACTGGGTGCATTGGGGTACGAGGTCGATATCTTCACCCGCGCCACACGCTCTAGCCAGGGGAAAGTCGTGCAGCTCGCGCCGAATGTTCGGCTCATTAACATCATTGCCGGTCCCTACGAAGGGCTCACCAAAGAGGAACTCCCCACACAAATGGTCGCCTTCACCGGCGGCATCATCGAATTCGCCCATTGTGAAAAAGTGTCCTACTCGCTCATCCACTCACACTATTGGATGAGTGGACAGGTGGGGTGGCTTCTCCGCGACCTATGGCAAGTCCCACAGATTCACACCGCGCACACCCTCGCGCTTGTCAAGAACAGCGCGCTAGCCACGGGCGACCGCCCCGAACCGGAATCACGGCGCATCTGTGAACAACAAATCGTGGACAACGCGGATCGCCTCGTCGTCAATACCGAAGCAGGAAAAGATAACCTAGTCTTCCACTACGATGCCAACCCCGAGCACATCGACGTCGTCCTCCCCGGGGCAGATGTTACACAATTCTCGCCGGGATCCGACCGGGCAACAGAACGCAGCCGACGTGAACTCGGCGTCCCTTTGCATGCCACGGTCATCGCCTTCGTCGGACGCATGCAGCGATTGAAAGGCCCGCACGTCCTCCTGCGGGCCGTCGCCGATATGATGAAACAGCGCCCGGACCAGGAACTACGCGTGCTTATGTGCGGCGGACCATCAGGCAACGGGCTCGCGCGCCCCACCGAATTTGAAGACCTCGCGCGGGACCTCGGCATCGACTCCCTGGTGCGATTCCTTGCACCCCGCCCGCCAGAGGACCTCGCCAGCGTCTACCGCGCCGCCGACATCGTCGCCATCCCTAGCTACAACGAATCCTTCGGGCTCGTCGCCGTAGAAGCCCAAGCATCCGGCACCCCTGTCGTTGCAGCGCGTGCCGGTGGACTGCCCATCACCATCGACGACGGCACCAGCGGAATCCTCGTCGACGGCCATAACCCATCCGATTGGGCCGCCGCGTTGCAAGCCTTGTGCGATGACGACGATCGTCGAATCGCCATGGGCGAAAACGCCACCGCCCACGCCTCCAGGTTCTCCTGGGCCAGCTCGGCACGCCACCTCAGTGACATTTATGAGGATGCAATCAAGAAAGGCCCCCACGTTCGTTGCGGAAGTGACCGCGCCGGGGCGTCATAGAGGCCACAATGGAGAGTATGACCAAAAACGACCTGATCGCACTCCTCGACGAGGCGGACATTGATTATGACGCCCCCGACGGCAAGGACTTTGTGGCCGTTATCCTGCCGGGAACCAGGCGACTGAAAACCGTCGCGCTGCTGATCCCGGGCCAGAATTACCTACGCATTGAAGCGTTTGTGTGCCGTGCCGTCGAGGAAAAACAGGCCGACGTGTACCGGTTCCTGTTGCAGAAGAACAACAAGACATTCGGTGTTGCCTATACGCTCGACGCCAATAACGACATCTATCTGGCCGGATACCTACCAGCGAATCTAAGCCCGCAGGACCTGGATCGGGCTCTGGGACAGCTACTGGACCGGGCGGATAACGATTTCAACCGGATGCTTGAGATGGGATTTGAGGAATCCATCCGCAAAGAATGGGCCTGGCGATTAAGCCGCGGCGAATCAACGAGAAACTTGGAAGCCTTCGAGGCTCTCCGACCTGCCGACGAGTAGCCGGGAAGCAGCCGATGAGCAGCCACCGCCCAGTGCACTGACCATGTTCATCCAGGCACGCTGCGATGTTCCTCCAGGGCACTAGGCAAGGTGTTGCCATTCGTGGCACGATAGAAGGCATGAGTAACGGAAAACTTATTCTTCTTCGTCATGGCCAGAGCCAGTGGAATTCCACGAACCAATTTACGGGTTGGGTCGACGTTGATCTCACTGAAAAGGGCGAGGCAGAAGCCAAGCGCGGTGGCGAGCTCATCAAGGAAAAGGGCCTTCATCCTGAGGTGCTCTACACCTCCCTGTTACGACGGGCTATCCGCACCGCTGACATCGCCCTCAACGCTGCCGACCGGCTGTGGATCCCGGTCATCCGTGATTGGCGCTTGAACGAGCGTCACTACGGTGCCCTGCAGGGGCTGAACAAAGCCGATACTAAAGAAAAATACGGTAACGAAAAATTCATGGCATGGCGTCGGTCCTACGACACTCGCCCGCCAGAGCTCGAGGACGGCACAGAGTACTCGCAATCCGACGACCCCCGCTACGCCAACCTTGACTCGGTCCCGAAGACGGAGTGCTTGAAGGACGTCGTTGCTCGCTTCGTCCCCTACTTTAAGGAAGAAATCCTTCCGCGCGCACAGAAGGGGCAGACCGTCCTGATCGCTGCCCATGGAAACTCCTTGCGTGCGTTGGTCAAGCACCTGGATAACATTTCCGACGACGACATCGCCGGTTTGAACATCCCCACCGGTATCCCGCTGGTCTACGAGATTGCTGAGGACGGCTCCGTTGTGAACCCCGGCGGAACCTACTTGGATCCGGAAGCTGCTGCCGCAGGAGCTGCGGCCGTCGCTAACCAGGGCTCGAAGTAAAAGCGGACCCATGACGTTAAGGCGGGGCAGTTAACGCGTGGCGGTGAGGTAGGGGGAGCCCGCCCCGCGTGACCGACTACGCTTAATGATGTGTCCGCGACAATCGGCATCATCATCGCAGTCAGTGTGTTCGTCGGGGGAGCCATTGGTTTCACAGTGGCCAAATTGCACCGTGTTCTCTCTGGTGTGCAATTACTCCACCCGCGGCTGAAACCCCGCGCAGGTGGGGAAGCGCCCGGCCGCGAACCGACGGCCCGTGTTCAGAAACCAGCGTCGCCATCTCGCCAGCCCAAAGCTAAGGCGTCGAGCAAGCTGGTGACCTACGCCGACGTGCTCAATGTGGCCGTCGATAATTCCCCCATCGCGGTGGTCGTCGTCGATAAGCATGAAGACATTGTGCTAGCCAACGATGCTTCCCGGGTACTGGGCATTGTGGATAAGACGCACATCAACCGGGCGGCCTGGGGAGCTGCGCTGAAGGTTTTCGCGGACGGTGAGCCGCGCGAGATCGTGTTCCGCCCGGAGCGGTCTGCTCGTGAGACCCGCGAACGCCCCATTTTTTCGGTGAAAGCCGCCGTTCGCTTACTTTCTGACAGCGACAATCGCTTCATCGTTATATATGCGATTGATGACTCAGAGAATGTGCGCATGGAAACTGCGCGGAGAGATTTCGTCGCAAATGTGTCACATGAGTTGAAATCACCGGTCGGAGCGGTGTCGTTAATGGTGGAAGCCCTGCTTGAGGCCAAAGATGATCCCGATTCTGTCGAATATTTCGGCGGAAAAGTAATGAAAGAAACCCAAAGACTGGGCCAATTGATCACCGAACTAATCTCTTTAACCAAGCTACAAGGCGCGGAACCATTACCTGATTTCGAAGTCCTGAGCATCGACGATGTGGTTGACGAAGCAGTCGAGCGATGCCGATTTGCCGCGGAAGCGCACGACATCTCACTCTCCACCGACGCTCCTTGCGGGGCCACCGTGTTAGGTGACACGAACTCGCTGGTCACCGCGTTGAGCAACCTCATCATGAACGCCATCAATTACTCGCCGGAAGCAACGCCGGTCACCGTCACCAGGGAAGTGCTCTCTGACCGTGACAAGGGGCGGCAGGTCGTGGACGTGCGGGTGACAGACCGCGGAATCGGCATCGCCCCCGAAGACCAGAAACGCGTCTTCGAGCGGTTCTTCCGCGTCGACAAGGCACGATCCCGACGAACAGGGGGTACAGGTTTGGGCCTGGCGATTGTGAAGCATGTGGCAGCAAACCACGACGGCGACATTAAGCTATGGAGTAAGCCGGAAACCGGATCAACATTCACTTTGGAGCTCCCGACACATGACTAGTGTTCTTATTGTCGAAGATCAGGAAACGTTATCCGAGCCGCTTGCATTCCTCCTGCGCAAGGAGGGATTCGATGTCATCATCGCCCCCGACGGGCCGACGGGTCTGCGTGAGTTCAGCCAGCACGAGATCAGCATTGTTCTCCTCGACCTTATGCTCCCGGGGATGTCCGGCACCGAGGTCTGTAAAAAACTGAGGCAAAGCTCTACCGTCCCCATCATCATGGTCACGGCACGAGATACAGAGATGGACAAAATCGTTGGCTTGGAGCTGGGTGCCGACGACTACGTCACGAAACCGTATTCGGCCCGCGAACTTATCGCGAGAATTCGGGCGGTTCTTCGACGTGGCCGCGGGACTTCTGGGCCTGACCAGTTTGACGACGAAATCCTTGAGGTCGGGAACGTGCGGATGGACGTGGAACGCCACTCGGTATGGGTGGACGACAAAGAAATCAACATGCCCCTGAAGGAATTTGACCTGCTGGAATACCTGATGCGGAATGAAGGGCGTGTGCTGACACGTGGCCAGCTGATTGACCGCGTGTGGGGGCTGGACTACGTGGGGGACACGAAAACGCTGGATGTTCACGTGAAGCGGTTGCGGTCCAAAGTGGAGGATGACCCCTCGCACCCGCACCATCTGATCACGGTCCGGGGGCTTGGATACAAATTCGAATAACGGCGGGCCCCGGCGGTTTTAGCGGCGTGGTGAGGTTTGTGCTTCCCGCCCGTTTTTAGCGGCGTGGTGCCGCGCGGTTTTAGTTGGCCGGGTGTGTGCCGGCGACCGTTGCCGGATGCATCGCAACAATCGGCATTCCCAACGACACAGGGCGACGTGAATTCTGCGCAGCTTCGGTTTGTTGCGTGACGTTGGTCTGCCCCTCGGCCTCCATCACGATCCGAGCCCGTTCCTCTAACGCCTCACAATGCTCCGCGATGACCTCGTAGGCGCTCTCGCCGAGCATTTCGGTCAACTCATCTTTGTGTGTACGCCACAGGGATTTCCCTTGGAGGAAAGGCATGGGCGTATGGCAGCCAGGAGCGCCGCTGCAGTACCAGTCAAAATCCTCTCCGCCGTCGCCCCACCCGCGGCGTTCGTATTCGCCAATCGTCGTGTGCAGGATTTCATGGCCGTCGGGGCGGGTCTCCCAGTCCTCCGTGCGGTGCAAAGGTAGCTGCCAACACACCTCGGGCTTCGCGTATTCCAGTCGTTCGCCAGTGTCCATGGCCCACTGGTGGAGAGCGCACCCCGTGCCCGTTGGCCAGCCGGGCCGGTTCGCGAAAATGCAGGCACCGTCCACAATGGGCGTCTTGAGCGCTGGTTCTGGTTCGCCGTCGTCATTGTCTAGCTCATCCCACACGAGCCAGGGCTCCAACTCCGCCGGGTCGCGGGTGCTCAGCCACTCGTCCGTCCCCTCCGGGCGAAGTTGCCAATACTTCGCGGGCATGCGGGACACGCAATCCGTGAGGGCGTCGTGATCGTCTTCGTCGGCAAGAAATGCCCCGTGAACACAGCAGCCAGCATTGGGCATCGACGATTCAATTCCCGGGCATGCGTCGGTGCCGAACCGGCAGGAATAGCCGGAGAGCAGCCAGGTGAGATCGACGGTGATGAGGTGATCCTCGTCGTCCGGGTTGAGGAAGGAGAACCATTCGCGCGGGAAGTCTGCGGGGACTTCGATGCCGGCGCGGATGGAGCGGTCCGCGAGGGTGCCCTCGGGGTAGCCGGTGCGCATGGGATGGGTGCGCGCTGTGGAATGGGTGGGTTTAGGAGTGGGCATTGCGCACTCAGCATAGATGCTGACCGGGCGATCACTTAAAACGCGGAAAATCTAACGAGGTTTGAACCCAATCATAATGCGGGGTTATACAACAAAAGTGTGTCCGCATGCCGGAAAACTGCGGGGGTATATGCGGGGTGGTGGTCAAACTGCGGGGGGATATGGGCGAAAAATGGCAGAAAATTGACCATATACCCCCGCGCTTTTATTCGGGGCGCATATCCCCCCGCATTTTCGGGCTCCAGGTGTAGCGTCCCCCGCGGTGTCCGTCCACCGGCTCCTTCTTCCGTGCGTCGGTGCGTCGGGCCCCAGAAATTGTGTTCTTCCTGGGCTTATACGACTGAAGATAAACTCTTCCTTGAAACGAAAAACAGCCTCGAGCTCATGCTCGAGACCAGGATTTCTTTTTAATATGCAGGTGATTCCTGCTCATCCAGGAACACCTCACCCACGCCCGGTAACGCTAGTAAGCATAACGATCGGCTGTGATAGAGGCGGTCTCTTCCTGATTACTTTTTGCTGACCCGTTGGCCAAAGGTTCCGGCAGGTCCTCGATGGTAAACAGCCTCGAAACTGCCGCGATCGCTTCCGGTCGCGTTGATCTTTTCACCACACGAAAGGGTGTCCTGCGCGCTGCCGATAATGCAGACGACGGTGTATTCCTGCCCCGTCGTCGGGCTTTTTTGTGTGAAGTCAGCGCGCAATACGGAGGTCACGGTCGGGTCAGGAGCCCACTTGGAGTACGTCTGCTGCATCGCGGAGGTGAATATTGCTCCTGCAAAACCGCAGGATGTTGTCGCCTCTGCCTTGATCTCATCTCCGTCGTAGGTTGTGCCACAGTTTCCGCCGATTTGATTGGGATTGGGAATGTAATTGCTCGTCCCATTCAACGTGGATGGTGCGTCTTCTTGCCGACGATGGCCACCCTCGGTGCCGTCACCATCTCTATGTTGATCGGACTCTGCCTGGGAGTCGAGCGAGGGCTGAATGTTGGCGTGGCTGTTTGATGCGTCGCGGGGACTCGAGGGTGAGGCGGTCGACGGGGAAACCGCTGACCGTGAGCCTTGGGGCGTTTCGTCACTGCCCTGGTCGCATCCGGATAGCCAAAGACTGACCACGGGCACGACGCTGAGGAGGGAAATGTATTTTCTACTTCTCGTCATGTCACCCATCGGCTTAAGCTCACCCTTCACAATAGATATTTCGTTCATTACGCATGGTTTATGCATGATTATCTTGTAGCCCGAGTCATGTACTCCGCGATATTTCGGGGATCTGTCGCAGTGTTGCGACGGACGTATTATGGGTAAAAACATCTATCTGTCGAATGAAGGAGCCATCATGGCTAACAAATCACTCCAGCGTCGGCTATCCCGTGCCAAGAAACTGTACGCAGGGCATGCGCCCAAGAATGAGCCAGTTTCGCAAAAGGTCACGCGGCTCGCTCTCGGTGGATTTATGACGATGGCGGGTGTGTCGCACCTCGCGTGGAACCGCAAAACATTCCAGGACCAGGTCCCGTCCTGGGCGCCGCTCTCCGAGGACTCGGTCGTCGTCGGCTCTGGTTTGGCAGAAATTGGCCTGGGCCTGGGCCTCATGGCTTTACCCAAGGAGCGTCGCAAAGTCGGGGTTGCATTGGCCGCTTTCTACATTGCTATTTTCCCGGGCAATGTGGGGCAATACGCCGAAAAGAACGGCGGTTTTAACTTGGATACCGACGGCAAACGCCTCCTGCGTCTTTTCGGTCAGCCGGGATTGATCGCTGCTGCACTGTGGGCTGGCGGTTTGCCTGAGAAGGACTAAACAACCGAGCGGGTTACGTCACTCCGCCCGCCACCCACGTTGGTTCGTTTATCGCACTGATACAGTTATGTTCCGTGCGACTCGGTGTACTAGACGTAGGAAGCAACACCGTTCATCTCGTGGTGGTTGATGCCCGTCAGGGTGGTCAACCGTCGGCGATGAGCGACTGGAAAACCACCATGCGGCTCATGGAGCACATTAATAAGCATGGCGAGTTGAACTCGAAAGGCCGCCACAAGCTCGTCAAAGGGGTCAAAGAGGCCTCTGACCTGGCGGAAACGTTCGGTTGCGATGACATGATCCCCTTCGCTACGTCCGCGGTGCGGTCCGCCACCAACTCCGACGACGTTCTGGCGGAAGTGAAAGACCAGACCGGCGTCGAACTCAAAATTCTGTCCGGTGAGGATGAAGCCCGCTTGACATTTCTTGCTGTCCGACGGTGGTACGGATGGTCGGCCGGGCGAATCATTGACCTCGACATCGGTGGCGGATCCCTGGAGATCAGCGCTGGCCCGGATGAAGACCCGGAAGACGCGTTCTCCGTACAGCTGGGCGCGAACCGATTGACCCACGATTGGCTCGACCAAGACCCGCCGTCGAAGAAGAAGATTAAAGCGCTGCGTGATTACATCGACGCGGAATTGGCCACACCGGCGGCGACGATTAAGAACCACGGCGTCCCCGACCTTGCCGTGGGCACGTCGAAAACCTTTAGAACATTGGCCCGACTGACGGGTGCCGCTCCCAGCTCGGCTGGCCCCAGGGTGAAGCGGACGTTGACGCGCGCGGGTGTTCGGCAGTTGATTGCATTTATTTCTCGGATGACGGCGGAGGACCGCGCGGAGCTCGAGGGAGTCAGTGCGGATCGGGCGCCGCAGATTGTGGCCGGTGCGCTGGTGGCTGAGGGGGCCATGCGCGCGCTGGACCTGGAAGAGATCAACATTTGCCCGTGGGCGCTGCGTGAAGGCGTCATTATGCGGTACACCGATTCGCCAGACTTCGTGGCGGATTATCAATAGGTGCGCTTGGGCGTAGTTGCCACAGTGGTGTGGCCAGAACGTGTGGTCGCGCGACGGCTGGATTTGCGGTCGCCGCGACGTCGGTAATCGTTTGATTGTCGGCACTATTTGGCTTATACACCTAAGAGTGAAACTAGTTTGTGGCCCAAAAATGTGGCCATATGTTCATTGTTGGCCTGCGCTTGGGTAGGGTTGAGGGCGTTGATGTTCGGCCCGTGAACAATGGGCCATTCTCCATTGATGGTCGAGAGGACGGTATGGCTGGCGACCAAATAACTGTGGCAGAACTTCTTGCTCGTCGCGCCGCGAGCCGGAAGAGTGCCGACGTAGCTGGGGAACCGGCTGACGATGCCGATGTTGCTCCTCGACGGCACCGGAACATTGAACAGGGGGGCGTGTCTGTTGCAGAGCTGACGGGCTCCATTCCAAAAGTCACTGACGAACACCTTGAGAACGGCGGAGACGAGGAGCCGACGGACGTCGATGTTGACGACGTCGATGAGGTAGAGGCCGAACCCTCAGCGTCCGTGAATAGTGAGTCTGTAGATAGTGGCTCGGTGGACAGCGACTCTTCGTGGTCTGACGAAACTTGGGCCCGGGCTGCGCAGAACGATGCGCATGGCGAGCAGGGTGCCGACTATGAGCAGGGTGCCGATCGTGTCGAGCCGGTTGACCAGAGTGCCAACATCGAGGCACGTGTAGTTGGCGACGAAGTTGATGCCGACAGCGACATTGATAGCGACGTTGACAGTGAAGTTGACGCCGACGGCGAACCTGAGAACGCCGCGGACACCGTATGGAACGAAGATACGTGGGCTGCGGGCGCGGAGGGCTCTGACGATTCGGCCGCGAGCAGCGACGTTGCTGAGGACGATTGGAGTGCGGATCAGCGCGGATCTGACCGGGTAACAGTGGATCGCGCAGGAGTGGACCGTGCCTCCGAGATCGACGATGATCAGGCGCGTGACTCGTTGTCGACATCTACTCCGCGTGCCTCAACTCCGTCGACAGAAGAAACTCGCAATCTGCAACAGATTACCGACGAGGATCTCGCAGCAGCCGACGACAATCCCGATGAACAGGGATTATTGCGTGGCGAATACCCCTCTGATGACGGGTCTAAGATCGACGATGAGTCCTCTTACTGGCACGAGGAGCAGGAAGGGGCCCTGCCGGGGGAAGAGCACGAGACATCTGAGCGGTTGTCGGAGTATTCCGATGAGGACGATGAGCGTTCAGACCGGGGTGAGTCCGCGGTCAAGGATGAGTCCCGCGACGAGGACGAATCCTCGGACAAAATGAACATTGGCCTGATGATCGTCCAGATCATCGTTGCCTTGGCTGCCGGTGTGGCCGTGTTCAAAGGGTTCACTATTTTGTGGAACAGGTTCTCGGTGCCGTTGACGGCATTGCTAGCCATCGTTATG
This window encodes:
- the mshA gene encoding D-inositol-3-phosphate glycosyltransferase — translated: MTTSPRGRIAVISMHTSPIEQPGVGDAGGMNVYIRSTSLELGALGYEVDIFTRATRSSQGKVVQLAPNVRLINIIAGPYEGLTKEELPTQMVAFTGGIIEFAHCEKVSYSLIHSHYWMSGQVGWLLRDLWQVPQIHTAHTLALVKNSALATGDRPEPESRRICEQQIVDNADRLVVNTEAGKDNLVFHYDANPEHIDVVLPGADVTQFSPGSDRATERSRRELGVPLHATVIAFVGRMQRLKGPHVLLRAVADMMKQRPDQELRVLMCGGPSGNGLARPTEFEDLARDLGIDSLVRFLAPRPPEDLASVYRAADIVAIPSYNESFGLVAVEAQASGTPVVAARAGGLPITIDDGTSGILVDGHNPSDWAAALQALCDDDDRRIAMGENATAHASRFSWASSARHLSDIYEDAIKKGPHVRCGSDRAGAS
- a CDS encoding YbjN domain-containing protein; protein product: MTKNDLIALLDEADIDYDAPDGKDFVAVILPGTRRLKTVALLIPGQNYLRIEAFVCRAVEEKQADVYRFLLQKNNKTFGVAYTLDANNDIYLAGYLPANLSPQDLDRALGQLLDRADNDFNRMLEMGFEESIRKEWAWRLSRGESTRNLEAFEALRPADE
- a CDS encoding sensor histidine kinase — translated: MSATIGIIIAVSVFVGGAIGFTVAKLHRVLSGVQLLHPRLKPRAGGEAPGREPTARVQKPASPSRQPKAKASSKLVTYADVLNVAVDNSPIAVVVVDKHEDIVLANDASRVLGIVDKTHINRAAWGAALKVFADGEPREIVFRPERSARETRERPIFSVKAAVRLLSDSDNRFIVIYAIDDSENVRMETARRDFVANVSHELKSPVGAVSLMVEALLEAKDDPDSVEYFGGKVMKETQRLGQLITELISLTKLQGAEPLPDFEVLSIDDVVDEAVERCRFAAEAHDISLSTDAPCGATVLGDTNSLVTALSNLIMNAINYSPEATPVTVTREVLSDRDKGRQVVDVRVTDRGIGIAPEDQKRVFERFFRVDKARSRRTGGTGLGLAIVKHVAANHDGDIKLWSKPETGSTFTLELPTHD
- a CDS encoding phosphoglyceromutase, producing the protein MSNGKLILLRHGQSQWNSTNQFTGWVDVDLTEKGEAEAKRGGELIKEKGLHPEVLYTSLLRRAIRTADIALNAADRLWIPVIRDWRLNERHYGALQGLNKADTKEKYGNEKFMAWRRSYDTRPPELEDGTEYSQSDDPRYANLDSVPKTECLKDVVARFVPYFKEEILPRAQKGQTVLIAAHGNSLRALVKHLDNISDDDIAGLNIPTGIPLVYEIAEDGSVVNPGGTYLDPEAAAAGAAAVANQGSK
- a CDS encoding DoxX family protein — protein: MANKSLQRRLSRAKKLYAGHAPKNEPVSQKVTRLALGGFMTMAGVSHLAWNRKTFQDQVPSWAPLSEDSVVVGSGLAEIGLGLGLMALPKERRKVGVALAAFYIAIFPGNVGQYAEKNGGFNLDTDGKRLLRLFGQPGLIAAALWAGGLPEKD
- a CDS encoding UDP-N-acetylmuramate dehydrogenase, whose translation is MSSLPTSPQQDSTDDLLERLDATVGVSVVRGKSFADLTTLRIGGTPRAVVEVTTPGAVATVVKAVVDAQVPWIVVGGGSNLVVAESPSVEELIAVHLMVRRPILDDPDDDESQLAPVMMDVHEGTVSCFGGVEWDALVAATVTSGLGGLECLSGIPGSVGATPVQNVGAYGVEVSSVLQRVLLTYCGDGEHEPGAQEWVTPDALDLAYRYSNIKFTRRAVVTAVEFQLTPGGVSAPLRYGELARRLGVTPEESAQEGGARRPAAAVREAVLQLRHGKGMVLDANDHDTWSAGSFFTNPIIDADALPLIREAVRQRCGDDVAESMPAFPVGNRVKLSAAWLIDKSGLTKGWKVHAHAPASLSTKHTLALTNRGGANSADIVELAHAVQNHVREVFGVTLEPEPVWVGF
- a CDS encoding long-chain-fatty-acid--CoA ligase; protein product: MATTESANMGATDDKAWLQYYPEWTDHELDYEGITLSTIYRDNLAKFGNRPGLSFFGAKQSWKDVDREVRRAAAGLYALGVRQGDRVALLMPNCPQHIHAFFACVMLGAVPVEHNPLYTAPELKGPFADHGARIAIAWDKSVAMVEKLRADPNTALDTIVSVDMTKAMPLHYRLALRIPLPPLSKMRGQLTTSVDGTIPWETLISDGLGGDGSTIEPYDADPDDPTLILYTSGTTGAPKGAELRHRNLVANVVQGKAWVPDLRPGKETFLTALPMFHAYGIVMTMLFGPFIGGAELILLPSPDMKLIMSIMKKETPTWLPGVPTLYERIAAEATKKGIDIHGVRNSFSGASSLPASTVEKWEALTKGHLIEGYGLTETSPIIAGNPMTDNRRPGYVGIPFPDTIIRIADKDNLDRTMPDGEPGELLVKGPQVFSGYINAPEANAKSFHNGWYITGDVGIMEPDGFIRLVARTKEIIITGGFNVYPQEVEDVLTRHPDIEAATVVGLPREDGSETVVAGISLEPGAALDPDGLKDFCRESLARYKVPRTFYHFDDLPRDHMGKVRRRDVRDDIIERTKKN
- a CDS encoding response regulator transcription factor, with product MTSVLIVEDQETLSEPLAFLLRKEGFDVIIAPDGPTGLREFSQHEISIVLLDLMLPGMSGTEVCKKLRQSSTVPIIMVTARDTEMDKIVGLELGADDYVTKPYSARELIARIRAVLRRGRGTSGPDQFDDEILEVGNVRMDVERHSVWVDDKEINMPLKEFDLLEYLMRNEGRVLTRGQLIDRVWGLDYVGDTKTLDVHVKRLRSKVEDDPSHPHHLITVRGLGYKFE